Proteins from a genomic interval of Anaerolineae bacterium:
- a CDS encoding SpoIID/LytB domain-containing protein, translating into MPFSKLRSLAGILLALTLIFSIAQPAAAQEPLFSLRLLAWSTDGSFLIGATPGQVVILPDTSTQQLQTLWLLPTNGQKPQPLAVGFAPALSPNRRFVTFTRLDAQNQPALWGVNLTTGALQKLNPDSLSAAAAPASDPAGQISISRDGQKQAIVVGELAQAELWLGETGGPAQLRLKGENEIFSDIAWRPDGQALALIRTPLGSETDSAGELWRLDLPDNTLTRLSQNNVTDRSPLWSADGSSLAIIRNEQVVVVPAAELMVEEFTLVEQLPPIPLPLGVTAQLTPPAAIRVIHRAENTCRSAVPVGQIDTIPFEEYVQRVVPHEVPSYWPAETLKAQAVAVRTYAWAKYLQDPAAAYHVTDWVNHQYMCDTTSPATNQAVNDTAGEYLAYYGSMITAMYSAENSSPTKSSLYVNYLQAIDDPVSFGKTRYGHGYGMGQWGAQRWAAQHNWSYQAILRHYYSNITLEKGNIGFAAPPNVAIVAPWSNHYLTGNNLRLLANTSDGDNSITQTNLYLSTPTGTNLLVSEPGPAQSVGYVLDVSTWAEQTLLSQTLVLTAAAVDATGRRAVSPEVVIGLDRVTPTGLLTTSATLTGTTIITDSPVLSLTLTANDDTAGVSAISMGRSDWVWEGENLTREEVGGWPVGRVISDSLALNGLAMQATVSDNPPGTWFSSEITLPAPKQYRAYFNLKVGDHTTPAEVARLEIINNETNNLIGLHRLRGTDFRASNAYQEFHVDFDYPTVAAGQQGDPITLRLVFQDTANLSLDRVIVLEYPIPFTTTPSYAYPSFRLKVIDGAGNVSGDLLVLSHSPVYLPLMIKSTPVRLPVTP; encoded by the coding sequence ATGCCCTTTTCAAAATTACGGAGCCTGGCCGGGATACTCTTGGCCCTGACCCTTATCTTTTCCATTGCCCAACCTGCCGCCGCCCAAGAGCCGCTGTTCTCATTACGCCTATTGGCCTGGTCAACCGACGGCTCGTTTTTAATCGGCGCAACCCCCGGCCAGGTGGTCATCCTGCCCGACACCTCGACCCAACAGTTACAAACCCTCTGGCTGCTGCCCACCAATGGCCAGAAACCCCAACCCTTGGCCGTTGGATTTGCGCCTGCCCTCAGCCCGAACCGCCGCTTTGTCACCTTTACCCGCCTCGACGCCCAAAACCAGCCTGCTTTATGGGGCGTTAATCTCACCACCGGCGCGTTGCAAAAACTTAATCCTGATTCTTTATCTGCTGCTGCAGCCCCGGCCAGTGATCCGGCTGGGCAAATATCCATTTCGCGGGACGGTCAAAAACAAGCGATTGTGGTCGGTGAACTGGCTCAAGCAGAACTCTGGCTGGGTGAGACCGGCGGCCCGGCTCAATTGCGGCTGAAGGGTGAAAATGAGATCTTTAGCGACATCGCCTGGCGGCCCGATGGTCAGGCTCTGGCCCTCATCCGCACCCCTCTGGGCAGCGAAACCGATTCGGCCGGCGAACTATGGCGGCTGGACCTGCCGGACAATACTCTCACCCGCCTCAGCCAAAACAACGTGACCGACCGCTCTCCCCTTTGGAGCGCCGATGGGAGCAGCCTGGCAATTATTAGAAACGAACAGGTGGTAGTTGTGCCCGCCGCCGAGTTGATGGTTGAAGAATTTACCCTGGTCGAACAACTTCCCCCCATCCCCCTTCCTTTGGGCGTTACTGCCCAATTGACGCCGCCGGCCGCCATCAGAGTTATTCACCGCGCCGAAAACACCTGTCGCAGTGCTGTACCCGTCGGCCAAATTGACACCATCCCCTTTGAGGAGTATGTGCAGCGAGTTGTGCCGCACGAAGTGCCCTCTTACTGGCCTGCCGAAACCCTCAAAGCCCAGGCTGTAGCCGTCAGAACCTATGCCTGGGCCAAATACTTGCAAGACCCCGCCGCTGCTTACCACGTTACCGACTGGGTGAATCATCAATACATGTGCGACACTACCTCCCCCGCTACCAACCAGGCGGTTAATGATACAGCCGGCGAATACCTGGCCTACTACGGCAGCATGATCACCGCCATGTACAGCGCCGAAAATTCCAGCCCCACCAAAAGCAGCCTCTACGTTAACTATTTGCAAGCCATAGACGATCCGGTTTCATTTGGCAAAACGCGCTACGGTCACGGCTACGGCATGGGCCAATGGGGGGCGCAGCGTTGGGCCGCCCAACACAACTGGTCGTACCAGGCTATTTTGCGCCATTACTACTCAAACATCACCCTGGAAAAAGGGAACATCGGTTTCGCCGCCCCGCCAAATGTGGCTATTGTGGCCCCCTGGTCCAACCATTATCTCACCGGCAATAACCTCCGCCTCTTGGCCAATACCAGCGATGGGGATAACAGCATCACCCAGACCAACCTCTATCTCTCCACTCCAACCGGGACCAATCTGTTGGTCAGCGAGCCTGGCCCGGCCCAAAGCGTGGGTTACGTGCTCGATGTCTCAACCTGGGCCGAACAAACCCTGTTGAGCCAAACCCTGGTGCTCACCGCCGCAGCCGTTGACGCCACCGGCCGGCGCGCAGTCTCCCCAGAGGTGGTCATTGGGCTGGATCGGGTGACTCCCACCGGCCTGCTCACCACCTCCGCCACGCTCACCGGCACCACCATCATCACCGATTCTCCGGTACTCTCGTTAACGCTAACGGCCAACGACGACACCGCCGGGGTATCCGCCATATCAATGGGGCGATCTGACTGGGTTTGGGAAGGAGAAAACTTGACCCGGGAAGAGGTAGGCGGTTGGCCGGTTGGCCGGGTAATCAGCGACTCCCTGGCCCTCAATGGCTTGGCCATGCAGGCTACCGTTTCTGACAACCCGCCCGGCACCTGGTTCAGCTCTGAAATAACCCTTCCGGCGCCCAAGCAATACCGCGCTTATTTCAACCTAAAAGTTGGCGATCACACCACCCCGGCTGAAGTGGCCCGTCTGGAAATCATCAACAATGAAACCAATAATTTGATTGGGCTGCACCGCCTGCGCGGCACAGACTTTAGAGCCAGCAACGCCTACCAGGAATTTCACGTAGACTTTGATTACCCCACAGTCGCCGCCGGCCAGCAGGGCGACCCCATCACCTTGCGTCTGGTTTTTCAAGATACAGCCAACCTCTCCCTGGATAGAGTCATTGTGCTCGAATACCCAATCCCCTTTACCACCACCCCCAGCTACGCCTATCCCTCCTTTCGGCTAAAAGTCATTGACGGGGCCGGCAACGTATCGGGTGACCTGCTGGTTCTGTCCCATTCACCCGTCTATTTACCCCTGATGATAAAGTCAACCCCCGTCAGACTTCCTGTGACTCCTTAA